The genomic segment CGGGCCCTCAGAGTGACCCAGTGGCCCAGAGGTctacccccctcccccagggctcccGGGTGGAGGCCGCCTGGCTGGCTCCTTGGGCCTTGGGCATATCTAGGTGGGCCTGGCACAGGCGGGGTTGTGTGCGGTAAGTAGTGAGTGTGAGCATGAAGGCGGGTGTGAGTCATGGTGAGTGTGTGGGAGCTCGGGATCCAGCAGAGCCCAGGTCTGGGGTgtcccccgccccgctgcccctcctctgtcctgACCGTCCCAGGACCCACCTCCTGTTCTAACACTGATCCCAGACGAGAAGCCCGCCCCTGACCTTCCTTTTCCTtggcggccccgccccctccctgtgGGCCCCCACCGAGGCCCCCCCCGCACCCCGCCATGACTACACACCCAGCACACCCTGCGGCCAGGGCCTGGGTGAGGTCATCTTAGCGGGGTGGCTGGAAAAGCCGGTTCTATGGGGCCAGCTGGCCTGTGCTATCAGGTGGATCCTAGGGTCCAGAAATGTGGAGCTGGGACTGAGCCATGAgcctgggaggctgggctgggcggggCTGCCCGAGGAGGCAGAGGCTTCCTCCACCCTTGGACCCTTCACACCAGCCCCCAAGGGACTAAGAGTGACTGCTCTGTGCTGAGCCCCATTGGCCCCGGGCAGGACAGGCTCCCAGAGACTCCTCAgaccctggaggaggggagggcagtgcAGAGCGGGGGAGGTCTGGGGTCCTGGGTCCCCGGGAAGGGCCCCCTTGTCTTTGGGAGAAGGCTAATGGTTACTCTggcagaggcaggaaaaaaatcaccGGTCAAATTCCTAATTAAAATGCAGCTTAAGCGATGGCTCTGTGCTGGGAGAACCAGTGAAAACCGGGGGCACAGCCTGGGTAACaaggctgccccccaccccaccccgcttCCCGCACAGCGGAGCACCCCCAGCAGGAGCCGGAGCCTGGTGTTGTGCTGGGACAGGCACCCTAACTGCCCTCCTCGGGGGCGCCCCTCCCTCCGAggtcccccagccccccagccctgcccagcggGGAGGCCCCCCCAGCTGGGCCCAAAGCTCCCCTGGGAACTCAGGGCCTTGTCTTATGCTTTCTGTGTTTTAACCAAATtacaatttttaatgaaataaagtatTGTAAAAGCTGCCGGTTATAGAAAGCGTGAGAGCACAAAAAGGCATCTCCACCTGGGGGAGAAATGGGGACGGGAGCGTGTTGGGGGGGCGGGCGGAGGGGGAGGCCGTGGGAGGCTCGCCTCTCCCCAGAGTCCAGCCCCCATGCGCTCAGACCGACCTGCAGGAGGCTCCGACAGGCCTGTGAGCCTCATGACAGTGAAGGCCTGTCTCCATGCAGGGCCAGTCAGTGGCTGAAAAGGGGGCCCACCTGGGCCTCCATGAGGACAGGTGAGGACTGGTGGGGTCAGGTGGGgtcaggtggggtggggtggcagcACCGTGGGTGGGGATGCTGGGCTGCAGCCCCAGGGGGCATGGCCTGCATGGTGGGTGTCCCCCGCCCCGCCTTTGTGTGACACGTGTATGGGGCAGCATCCTGCCGTGTGGACCCCTCTTTAAGCTGTCTATAAGATGATCAGCCGTCTTTCTAAATAAGTGAGTTATTTCTGGTGCAGCCCATGAAATGTTCCCGTCCGGAGCTATGCTGACCCAGCCGACGTGCCCAAGGCAGGTGAGTGCATGTCCCAGGTGCCCCGGGATGCTGGGGCACGCACAGGTGTGCTCAGGGGGTTGGGGAGGCAAGTCCCGCCCCGGCGCTGGGCCCCTCGCAGTAGGTGGCCCCTCTGCTGGGGAGCTCCTGAGTGGGTGGGCCAGATGGCAGCCCCAGTGTCCACTCAGCGTCCACATGCaggctgtgaccttgagcaggagACTGCCGCCCAGCTCACGGCCTGGCTGGGGCCTGGCAGGGGGCTCAGCCGGCTCCTTCTGCAGGCCTTTCCCTGTACCCAGATGCTCCCCAATCCCCACCCCAGTTTTCCTGGCCCATCCAGCCTCCCCTATGGGCCCTGGACCACTGGAAGTTCTGAAAGTCAGGGGCGGTGCGAGGGGAGCCCCCAGCCCTCCCTTGGGTCCGAAGTGGGTATGTGAGGTTTCCAGGGAGGCCTTCGGTGAAGGGAGAGTGGGGGCCAGGACGGGTTCCCTGGGAGCCACTGAGAGGGCTCATGCCCCCACATCACCCCAGACCTGGAGTTCCTgccagctcctctcccctccccaagccccctTCTCCCTGCACCTCCTCGGCCTCTCCCCAGACAGTGGCTGTGAGGCAGCCTGGGCTCTCCTGTcccaagaggcagagctgggtggGCAGGAATGTGCCCCACTGAGCCCTGACTTTGGCCCATCAGCTGCTGTGCCTGGACCTGGGGGAGGGCCAGCCCCTGGCCAGGACAGtcacctcaccaccaccacctgagGTCTCGGCGCTGTCTCTGCAGGCGAGTAAGCCTTTCTGTGGAGAAGAATGTGCACCTGCCCCCTTGGAGAGACCCACAGAGGGGCCACCGGAGGGTCCAGCCCCGGCCGGGCGGGAGCGTGGCCATCCTCCGtccccgggcctcagtttcctctcctttACAAGGTGAGTGAGGATGAGGGGAGTGCCTTCAGGGAGCTGACAGCAAGGATACCCCCAGCTTTCCTGAGACCCCCCCCGTCTCAGGGCCGCGGTGCCCCCACACAGGCCgctgccccacctcccctctcccagcgGCCCCTGCCCCCCAGagcccccaggcctctgccctCACCAGTTCCGACGGGGTCCACTCCAGCGCCCTGTCCTGGGGCAGCACAAAGGTCTGTTCCTTCACGTATGTGGTCTCCAGTTCTGTGGCTGGATTTCTCAGAAGCCGCAGGATGGCATGTTGACAGATGTGAGTGAGcacatgtgaatgtgtgtgtgtgcgcggggAGCGTGTGCACAGAGtacgcgtgtgtgtgcgtgtgggaaCGTGGGAGTTAAGACCAGAAAGCCTTGTTTGGGCTCCTGCTGGAGGAGCAGCGGGGCTCCGCCCCACGGAGGCCGAGACTGCGGGAGCCTGGGAGAGACGGGGCCTGGGAGTCCCTGGCTTCCAGGGGAGACGCTCGAGTTCAACAAAGAACGGAGTCTGGGGGCCAGGGGTCCAAGAGGCACCGACAGGGCTGGTCCTGgagcagcaggggtgggggcccCAGCCAAACACCATCCCCTGGGAGAGGCCCCGCTCGGTGACTGCCCACCGTGGGCAACCTCCCTCCTGGCAGGCCTGCCAGCCCCGCCCGACAGGGTAGAGAGAGAAGCTCATGGTGCCTCAGAAGGAACGCCCTCCCGGAGACCGGCCTGAGGGGAGCTGCCGGTGCCCGGCTGAGGGCTGGGCCCGCGGGCGCTCAGGGCAgtgtgggagggaggggcggAGGAGGGCAGGCCCTGCGGGGCGCCTGTGCCATGGGGGAAGTTGCTGGGGGTTCACTGGCCGGGGGGGATGTTGGGAGAGGAAGGGGGTCTCCCTTGGAGGAACGGGGCGCCAGCCTCGCCCCAGGTGTGCCTGGGCCGCTGGGACCCCGGGGACTGGTGTGTGGCAGGGGCAGAGTGAGCTGCAGCCATTGGCAGAAACTGAGCCCAGTGAGGGCCGTGGGCAGGAGGCCTTGCAGAGCCCAGGCCCTCCTGGCACAGGCACGTGCTGCACGCAGAGGGCGGTCCTCAGAGTGGCCACCGGAGCCGCCTGGCCCCTGGAGGCGGGTGGGAGCCGCCATCAGAGCCCAGGTGAAGGCGCTGGCAGGGCTCCCGCCCCAGAGGGAGACTCACAGGATGGGCCAGCCTAGCCCTAGGGCCCCTGCCGCCCGCTGGGCACCAGCAACCTGGCCCTGCCGTCTCTGGGGGTCCACACTGCCACAGAGAGACGTGGGGCCTTTTCTGGCCATGCTGCGGAAGACACAGCCACCAGCAAGCATGcagcctggttggggtgccttgcCCTCAGGTGCCCACGCTGCCCGCGGCCAGGGCCCCTCCTTCACCTGCACCAGCCCCCAGACCCCATCAGGCCAGGCCTCCAGGACTGAGGCCTGACCCCTccatctgcgtggagttgcctccaGCCTTGCTGGGGCCGGGCCCGACCTAGGAGCCCCAGCATTTGAGCACCCCTTGGACTGGGCGCCCAAGGCAGCTGTGCCGAGCTCACGGTCCACCTGGGGCTCGGGCCCAGGGGTtctgggcaggtggggagggctggACTGCCTGGCTTCGCCTGGCCACTTCAGGCAGTCGAACCTGGGCCAAGGACCTGCCAACTGCTCCCTGCCTCGGTTTCCCCTTCTGGGCCCTGGGTGTGCAGGAGACCCAGGATGTGTGCAGCCCGCAAACAGCAGACCCCCAACCCATC from the Vicugna pacos chromosome 11, VicPac4, whole genome shotgun sequence genome contains:
- the LOC140699494 gene encoding uncharacterized protein isoform X1: MSFSLYPVGRGWQACQEGGCPRWAVTERGLSQGMVFGWGPHPCCSRTSPVGASWTPGPQTPFFVELERLPWKPGTPRPRLSQAPAVSASVGRSPAAPPAGAQTRLSGLNSHVPTRTHTRTLCTRSPRTHTHSHVLTHICQHAILRLLRNPATELETTYVKEQTFVLPQDRALEWTPSELGNCWTSCHTAPHCGHSPDPAHSRPLSAGRMHSREPLTQTESRAPASAWGPWSQESFPPPAVGKGDIWKANETQPLGAGSACGWNTLCNMSQELALVKNTCPPVHAGAHRHLPTFLRRCVQVNGIVSGRVRAWKWFRT
- the LOC140699494 gene encoding uncharacterized protein isoform X2, with product MSFSLYPVGRGWQACQEGGCPRWAVTERGLSQGMVFGWGPHPCCSRTSPVGASWTPGPQTPFFVELERLPWKPGTPRPRLSQAPAVSASVGRSPAAPPAGAQTRLSGLNSHVPTRTHTRTLCTRSPRTHTHSHVLTHICQHAILRLLRNPATELETTYVKEQTFVLPQDRALEWTPSELGNCWTSCHTAPHCGHSPDPAHSRPLSAGRMHSREPLTQTESRAPASAWGPWSQESFHDMKLYRVHQTVIRTGELGAVAGSKINAQQSAAFCTLVTIRERNKENSPTHSGTRKNKISRNKFNQRGERH